Proteins encoded by one window of Misgurnus anguillicaudatus chromosome 4, ASM2758022v2, whole genome shotgun sequence:
- the socs5a gene encoding suppressor of cytokine signaling 5a has protein sequence MEKVGKVWSNLKKGCQSLIHPDRGSCNETPLQLQSQPDTVCPNVERAQEESMFEVANPSTSALPLVAWRTSGSVSRRGHNCVTDAPQILEITVEQDTEDARPPFGARRDSYSRHAPWSGKKRHSCSTKAQSSLENTERRSGRLRRRHGTGSSREDVEPVRSLRQQIHDTMGLCLPLRSSSRSVNLPPPKRKIQITELMLETCPFAPGSDLARKWHLIKQHTAPVAVMPVDSSLDACGATCASPEDEEERLREQRRLSIEEGVEPPLDAQIHTVDAITAPLASLYKLGPKLAPGIGEALNDSRGATAVNCDSEDDDTTTLCLQARRPKQRHSSAEGHLGKQPGPWKVHTQIDFIHCLVPDQQQITALPCYWGVMDRYEAEALLDGRAEGTFLLRDSAQEDYLFSVSFRRYGRSLHARIEQWNHNFSFDAHDPCVFHAATVTALLEHYKDPSSCMFFEPLLTEPLHRTFPFDLQSLARAAICNGITYDGIAALPLPPALQDYLREYHYKQRVRVRWLERETVKGK, from the coding sequence ATGGAGAAAGTTGGCAAGGTGTGGAGCAACCTGAAGAAGGGATGTCAGTCTCTGATTCACCCAGATAGGGGATCCTGTAATGAGACGCCACTACAGCTTCAGTCACAACCAGACACGGTATGCCCCAATGTGGAAAGGGCCCAGGAAGAAAGCATGTTCGAGGTAGCTAATCCCTCTACCAGTGCACTCCCTCTGGTGGCATGGAGGACCAGTGGAAGTGTGTCACGGCGGGGCCATAACTGTGTAACAGATGCACCCCAGATACTAGAGATCACAGTTGAGCAGGACACTGAAGATGCACGGCCACCATTTGGAGCTCGCAGGGACTCTTATTCACGTCACGCACCTTGGAGTGGAAAGAAGAGACACTCATGCTCCACGAAGGCTCAGAGTTCTCTTGAGAACACAGAACGGCGATCGGGACGATTGAGGCGCAGACATGGTACTGGAAGCAGCCGGGAAGATGTAGAACCAGTACGTTCACTACGTCAGCAGATCCATGATACAATGGGTCTGTGCCTCCCATTGCGCTCATCCTCTCGAAGTGTCAACCTTCCACCACCCAAAAGGAAAATTCAAATAACAGAGTTAATGCTGGAGACATGCCCCTTCGCACCAGGATCAGATCTAGCCCGAAAATGGCATCTTATTAAACAGCACACAGCACCGGTCGCAGTGATGCCAGTGGATTCTTCGTTGGATGCCTGTGGCGCTACCTGTGCATCACCGGAAGATGAGGAAGAACGTTTGCGAGAACAAAGGCGGCTTAGCATTGAGGAGGGTGTGGAACCACCTCTCGATGCCCAGATCCACACAGTAGATGCCATAACTGCCCCCTTAGCTTCCCTTTATAAGCTGGGACCTAAGCTGGCACCTGGAATAGGTGAGGCCTTAAATGATAGTCGGGGCGCAACTGCAGTTAACTGTGACTCTGAGGACGATGACACCACAACTCTTTGCTTGCAAGCTCGTAGGCCAAAGCAGCGCCATTCTTCGGCAGAGGGCCATCTGGGAAAGCAGCCGGGCCCTTGGAAAGTACACACCCAGATTGATTTCATCCACTGTCTGGTTCCTGATCAGCAGCAGATTACAGCACTACCCTGCTACTGGGGTGTGATGGACCGCTATGAAGCCGAAGCGCTGCTGGACGGTCGGGCTGAGGGTACCTTTCTGCTTCGTGACTCTGCTCAAGAAGACTACCTGTTTTCCGTTAGCTTCCGCCGCTATGGCCGCTCGCTGCACGCACGTATCGAACAGTGGAACCACAACTTCAGCTTTGATGCGCACGACCCCTGCGTGTTTCACGCAGCCACCGTCACGGCACTGTTGGAGCACTACAAAGACCCTAGCTCTTgcatgttttttgaaccatTGCTCACAGAACCTCTGCACCGGACCTTCCCTTTCGACCTGCAAAGCCTGGCTCGAGCTGCCATTTGCAATGGGATCACGTACGATGGCATTGCGGCTCTGCCGCTGCCGCCTGCTCTGCAGGACTACCTCAGGGAGTATCACTACAAGCAGAGGGTGCGTGTACGCTGGCTTGAGAGAGAGACGGTCAAGGGCAAGTGA